A single region of the Sulfurospirillum arsenophilum NBRC 109478 genome encodes:
- a CDS encoding YtxH domain-containing protein: MELLNSLDKNPYIGSEPANEIKNEGSMLTNPEHLLGAFNTKQFVIGALIGAVGAYLLTNEKAQKNLFKTIAKGSEMFQAGIEEMKERFEDAKAELAAKEA; the protein is encoded by the coding sequence ATGGAACTATTAAACTCACTGGATAAAAATCCTTACATTGGATCAGAACCTGCAAACGAGATAAAAAACGAAGGCAGTATGTTAACCAATCCTGAGCATCTTTTGGGCGCATTTAACACGAAACAGTTCGTCATTGGCGCACTCATTGGTGCTGTAGGAGCGTATTTGCTCACCAACGAAAAAGCACAAAAAAATCTTTTCAAAACCATTGCAAAAGGGTCTGAGATGTTTCAAGCGGGCATTGAAGAGATGAAAGAGCGTTTTGAAGATGCTAAAGCTGAGTTAGCGGCTAAAGAAGCGTAA
- a CDS encoding ferritin-like domain-containing protein: MKTTQKVTAISSLKEALQHAFDDEVKAYETYSAVIEKFGAVFPFMNIIQAEQTHQDALVAVATAHEIILVRTVPEHISIPKTLRECCELGVAAEIQNIQCYDELLLHVKDYAEVQDLFYRLQAASFNNHLPAFRNAVISYASPKNTAEANPMAALEGMMGQWGEFSQMAQKIAKGEINQEEITKLLSSNFSFVAGALLGVVGAGVLGGMVQPEENKDEHEEA, from the coding sequence ATGAAAACGACTCAAAAAGTCACTGCCATTTCAAGTTTAAAAGAGGCCTTGCAGCACGCATTTGATGATGAAGTCAAGGCCTATGAAACCTACAGTGCTGTTATTGAAAAATTTGGTGCTGTTTTTCCTTTTATGAACATCATTCAAGCCGAACAGACCCATCAAGATGCACTTGTCGCTGTTGCAACGGCGCATGAAATCATACTTGTTCGTACTGTTCCAGAGCACATCAGCATTCCAAAAACACTTCGTGAATGTTGCGAACTGGGCGTTGCTGCTGAGATTCAAAATATTCAATGCTACGATGAACTTCTTTTACATGTAAAAGATTATGCTGAAGTGCAAGACTTGTTTTACAGACTCCAAGCAGCTTCTTTTAACAACCATTTGCCTGCATTTAGAAATGCTGTAATCTCGTATGCTTCGCCAAAAAATACAGCAGAAGCTAACCCAATGGCGGCATTGGAAGGCATGATGGGACAATGGGGCGAATTTAGCCAAATGGCACAAAAAATTGCCAAAGGTGAAATCAACCAAGAGGAGATCACTAAGCTTTTAAGCTCTAATTTTTCCTTTGTAGCAGGGGCACTTTTAGGCGTTGTGGGCGCAGGTGTTTTAGGTGGTATGGTTCAACCAGAAGAGAACAAAGACGAACATGAAGAAGCGTAA
- a CDS encoding Opr family porin, translating into MKLGYSRIVAALILGSSIGFAAEATNLEEVFTQGEITGTVGWFGQHINVKGDTPNSGFSNGYLNVGFETAPLHGVSLGVSGWGSAKTSEKNDDDYKSNIADHGVLSQAYVKIEHEGMGKVILGRQKADFNWLADYIDGATAEISAVENLVLNLAWARKYSVVDIDEISESFGKINGNKGVYMLDAKYTPIEALELNPYLYHGDNLLNAYGLKATLTLEPSEEVKTITMAHYVTINSDVADTKDGAFTQLEQGVELFGAKLALGYIKVDKDGMAGLGTFGDQLPFEEHNHMIDADAQTPYISASYEIEGVKFETIYGQTKYYNGDVDRKLKEKEFNFSVGYEIIKNLEASVLYANVKNDNDADSYDAFKAHIAYKF; encoded by the coding sequence ATGAAATTGGGTTACTCACGCATTGTTGCGGCACTTATTTTAGGGAGTTCTATTGGTTTTGCCGCAGAGGCGACGAATTTAGAAGAGGTTTTCACCCAAGGTGAAATTACAGGAACCGTGGGCTGGTTCGGGCAACATATCAATGTAAAAGGTGACACACCAAACAGTGGTTTTTCAAATGGCTATTTAAATGTTGGCTTTGAAACAGCGCCACTCCATGGTGTGAGTTTAGGCGTTTCGGGTTGGGGCAGTGCTAAAACGAGTGAAAAAAACGATGACGATTATAAAAGTAATATAGCCGATCACGGGGTCCTTTCTCAAGCTTATGTGAAAATCGAACATGAAGGCATGGGCAAAGTCATCCTTGGTCGCCAAAAAGCTGATTTTAATTGGTTAGCGGATTATATTGATGGTGCGACAGCTGAGATTAGTGCAGTCGAAAACCTTGTATTAAACCTTGCTTGGGCACGTAAATATTCTGTCGTTGATATTGATGAAATCTCAGAATCATTTGGCAAAATCAATGGGAATAAGGGTGTTTATATGTTGGACGCCAAATATACACCAATTGAAGCTCTCGAACTCAACCCTTATCTCTATCATGGGGATAATCTGCTGAATGCTTATGGTTTAAAAGCAACGCTTACGCTAGAGCCAAGTGAAGAGGTTAAAACCATTACCATGGCACACTATGTCACCATTAACAGTGATGTTGCAGATACTAAAGACGGTGCTTTTACACAACTCGAACAAGGTGTTGAACTCTTTGGTGCGAAATTAGCGTTGGGGTATATCAAAGTTGATAAAGATGGTATGGCAGGGCTTGGTACTTTTGGAGATCAACTCCCTTTTGAAGAGCACAACCATATGATAGACGCAGATGCTCAAACTCCTTATATATCAGCTTCTTATGAGATTGAAGGTGTAAAGTTTGAGACAATTTACGGTCAAACTAAATACTACAATGGTGATGTCGATAGAAAACTAAAAGAGAAAGAGTTTAACTTCTCTGTTGGCTATGAGATCATCAAAAACCTTGAGGCCTCTGTGCTTTATGCTAATGTCAAAAATGACAATGATGCTGATAGCTACGATGCATTCAAAGCACATATAGCGTATAAGTTTTAA
- a CDS encoding HMA2 domain-containing protein, producing the protein MNVTAEKLIELGGYFSIVHHIKGRIRLRVSPKIKEHKHHVGVEDIEALPARIHGIKSIKINKIIGSLTVEYDHAIFPHHLWENLVAGKESDEIITIIEKLAKEIV; encoded by the coding sequence ATGAACGTTACGGCAGAAAAACTCATTGAACTTGGAGGTTATTTTTCCATTGTTCATCATATTAAGGGGCGCATTCGTTTGCGTGTAAGCCCCAAGATAAAAGAGCACAAGCATCATGTGGGTGTTGAAGACATTGAAGCCTTGCCTGCTCGTATTCATGGAATCAAATCGATTAAGATCAACAAAATTATTGGCTCTTTAACCGTCGAATATGACCACGCTATTTTCCCGCATCACTTATGGGAAAATTTAGTTGCGGGTAAAGAATCGGATGAAATTATCACCATTATCGAGAAACTTGCAAAGGAGATCGTCTGA
- a CDS encoding Fur family transcriptional regulator, with product MSNTPLEEEQENFCSSSFEHFYTHFERLMQESGIRYSSKRESLIRALFLCDTYLSAEQIHVKLCNENQIHISLATIYKILTFFESLDVVSTVLGSPSKIKKYKLKRAVHHDHLVCLQCGGITRFCHAAIEEEQEEILASHHFKGTHHTLTLYGLCEKCQEEKIEIFQTDNNS from the coding sequence TTGTCTAACACGCCTTTAGAAGAAGAGCAAGAGAATTTTTGTTCTTCTTCCTTTGAACATTTTTACACCCATTTTGAACGCTTAATGCAAGAATCAGGGATTCGTTACTCTAGCAAACGCGAATCTCTGATTCGTGCATTATTTTTGTGCGACACGTATCTCAGTGCTGAGCAGATACATGTAAAACTATGCAATGAAAACCAAATACATATCTCGTTGGCAACTATTTATAAGATTTTGACATTTTTTGAAAGCTTAGATGTGGTCAGTACCGTGCTTGGATCCCCCAGTAAAATAAAAAAATACAAGCTCAAACGCGCTGTTCATCACGACCATTTGGTCTGCCTTCAATGCGGTGGGATCACTCGTTTTTGCCACGCTGCCATCGAAGAAGAACAAGAAGAAATCCTCGCCTCACATCATTTTAAAGGAACACATCATACACTGACATTGTATGGGTTGTGTGAAAAATGCCAAGAAGAAAAAATTGAGATATTTCAAACTGATAATAATTCTTAA